One part of the Oncorhynchus clarkii lewisi isolate Uvic-CL-2024 chromosome 7, UVic_Ocla_1.0, whole genome shotgun sequence genome encodes these proteins:
- the LOC139414452 gene encoding P2Y purinoceptor 1-like, translated as MSDDNSTHVLNMTACEGINLRFTHRFLPAVFMLVFVVGTFANFCGLKTVCTSWKKIGSINIFILNLGIADLLYLFTLPFLVVYYALNSKWIFGQTFCKITRFCFNLNLYGSIGFLTCISIYRYLGIVHPMKVMGKIHTRHSVSISFLVWILVFIQILPDMFFDKTAQNSSYSCYDSTADDFIKDYLPYSIGWTITGFVIPLLIILACYGHIVVVLATKANVNTLLKQRCLKLVIILTVLFSICFIPYHVLRNLNLKIRILKMEGTCKASFDDIYVAHQISRGLVCMNSAINPLIYLVGNDDFIMRFHNLSKQARMSLVQWTGAVIYRNTPEADPATEES; from the coding sequence ATGTCAGATGACAACAGCACACACGTTCTCAACATGACCGCATGTGAAGGAATTAACCTTCGTTTTACGCACAGATTTTTACCTGCTGTGTTCATGCTGGTGTTTGTCGTCGGGACATTTGCAAACTTCTGTGGGTTAAAAACTGTTTGTACAAGCTGGAAGAAAATTGGGAGTATAAACATATTCATTCTCAACCTTGGAATAGCTGACTTGCTGTACTTATTTACCTTACCATTTTTGGTTGTCTATTACGCGCTAAACAGTAAATGGATATTTGGACAAACATTCTGCAAGATCACGAGATTCTGCTTCAATTTGAATCTCTATGGCAGCATTGGGTTCCTGACATGCATTAGTATCTATCGATACCTCGGTATTGTGCACCCAATGAAAGTGATGGGAAAAATCCACACTCGCCACTCAGTGTCAATAAGTTTTCTTGTCTGGATTTTGGTTTTCATTCAGATACTTCCCGATATGTTCTTTGACAAGACAGCGCAAAATTCCTCATATTCGTGCTATGACTCGACAGCCGACGACTTTATCAAGGATTACCTTCCGTACAGTATTGGCTGGACCATTACCGGATTCGTTATACCATTACTGATCATTCTGGCTTGCTATGGACATATAGTAGTGGTCCTTGCCACCAAAGCCAatgtcaatactttgttgaaacaaCGATGTCTAAAACTAGTCATCATCTTGACTGTGCTGTTCTCAATTTGCTTTATCCCTTATCATGTTTTGAGAAATCTAAATTTGAAAATAAGGATTTTGAAAATGGAAGGCACCTGCAAAGCAAGCTTCGATGATATTTATGTTGCTCATCAAATCAGCCGCGGTTTGGTTTGCATGAATAGCGCAATCAATCCGTTAATTTATTTAGTTGGAAATGATGATTTCATCATGCGTTTTCATAATCTCAGCAAACAAGCCAGGATGTCTCTTGTTCAATGGACTGGTGCTGTGATTTACCGCAATACACCCGAGGCAGATCCAGCAACAGAAGAATCTTAA